A window from Rhizosphaericola mali encodes these proteins:
- a CDS encoding AhpC/TSA family protein: MLRTTMIFLFAFLLIKTQAQQKNFTITGNISDTLIKEVYLKYDVGDRTIHDSARVDNGKFVFQGSVYSPTLAYISDRSYMLVFQPYFIVNENDQLTFHLVENDFEKAYATGSRDNELLSKYRSYYHEVDSSFQLKTKKLDTDRDDSTYLIYDEEKKDQIIDYSIAFVKQHPDSYLSMILLYEIVKKNSVLADSLFQTLDADLKSTYGAKKCLKTINYFNLSAIGKNAPNFTLTDSSGKNYALKDLKGKYVLVDFWASWCGPCRAENPNLKKAYKTYKSKNLEIIGISIDDDNHILEWKDALKKDGTTWTQLIDNKDAKVADAYGISFIPANVLINPDGIIVAKNLRGPLLWKVLDKIIK, encoded by the coding sequence ATGCTTAGAACAACTATGATTTTTCTATTTGCCTTTTTACTTATCAAAACTCAGGCACAACAAAAGAATTTCACTATTACTGGTAATATATCTGATACTTTAATAAAAGAAGTTTATTTAAAATATGATGTGGGAGATCGTACGATACATGACTCTGCAAGAGTCGATAATGGTAAATTTGTTTTTCAAGGTAGTGTTTATTCGCCCACACTTGCATATATTTCAGATCGTTCTTATATGCTCGTTTTTCAACCCTATTTTATTGTGAACGAAAATGACCAATTGACTTTTCATTTAGTTGAAAATGATTTTGAAAAAGCATATGCAACCGGTTCGAGAGATAATGAATTATTATCAAAGTATAGATCGTACTATCATGAAGTTGATTCCAGTTTTCAATTAAAAACAAAAAAGTTGGATACTGATCGAGATGACTCTACTTATCTTATCTACGATGAAGAGAAAAAAGATCAAATTATCGACTATTCGATTGCTTTTGTTAAGCAACATCCGGATAGTTATTTATCAATGATCTTACTATATGAAATAGTGAAAAAAAATAGTGTATTAGCCGATAGTTTGTTTCAAACTTTAGATGCTGATTTAAAATCAACATATGGAGCCAAAAAATGTCTGAAAACGATTAACTATTTCAATTTATCTGCCATTGGTAAAAACGCCCCGAATTTTACACTAACTGATAGCTCCGGTAAAAATTATGCGCTGAAAGATTTGAAAGGGAAATATGTATTGGTTGATTTTTGGGCTAGTTGGTGCGGACCTTGTCGAGCAGAGAATCCAAATTTGAAAAAAGCATATAAAACCTACAAATCCAAGAATTTAGAAATTATAGGAATCTCCATAGATGATGATAATCACATCCTGGAATGGAAAGATGCATTGAAAAAAGATGGTACAACATGGACGCAATTAATCGATAATAAAGATGCCAAAGTCGCTGATGCTTATGGCATTTCATTTATACCTGCCAATGTTTTAATTAACCCAGATGGGATTATTGTTGCCAAAAACTTACGTGGGCCTTTATTATGGAAAGTATTAGATAAAATTATAAAATAA
- a CDS encoding RNA polymerase sigma factor, with the protein MNRKYEKYDDIVLIDLLVQNDEIAFIEIYTRYWDKMYNVACNKLNEYYIAQEIVQNIFISLWERRYTLNLKTPLNIYLAAALKYQVINARQKKVRENNYVKYMTQNSSHADLNSTEHHLSFKELQDRLTSVVTSLPTQCQLVYKLKKEEGLTAKEIAQKLGITEKAVESNFTRAIKRIKNSLKDTHHFFHNYLVKILLREEC; encoded by the coding sequence ATGAATAGAAAGTATGAAAAATATGACGATATTGTACTGATTGATTTATTAGTACAGAATGATGAAATCGCATTTATTGAGATCTATACAAGGTATTGGGATAAAATGTACAATGTAGCATGTAACAAACTAAATGAATATTACATAGCACAAGAGATTGTTCAAAATATCTTTATCAGTCTATGGGAAAGAAGATATACGCTGAACCTAAAAACGCCACTAAATATATACTTAGCAGCAGCATTAAAATATCAAGTTATCAATGCCAGGCAAAAAAAAGTAAGAGAAAATAATTACGTAAAATATATGACTCAAAATAGTAGTCATGCTGACCTTAACTCGACGGAGCACCACCTTTCCTTCAAAGAATTACAAGACAGACTTACGAGTGTTGTAACTAGTTTGCCTACACAATGTCAATTGGTCTATAAATTAAAAAAAGAAGAAGGGCTTACCGCAAAGGAAATCGCCCAAAAACTAGGAATTACAGAAAAAGCAGTCGAATCAAATTTTACACGAGCAATCAAAAGAATAAAAAATTCGTTAAAAGATACCCACCACTTTTTCCATAACTACTTAGTGAAAATTTTACTTAGAGAGGAGTGCTAG
- a CDS encoding thioredoxin family protein has product MMHRKFIIVFVLSVLININKLIAQESIGVKIIKNLSWKEVCEKAQRENKYILVDCNSSWCGPCKFLENRAFPMDTIGKLINPNFIVVSVQFDTTDTDNSYTKSWYSTAQYFKKKYNIQSFPTEIIMDKNANALSKFVGMNTEDPINYLYEIINSNLDSNKQYYILKSKFENKQLNSSTDFKNLISASWNAGEYDEFHYYFDEYLKSLSDSSFATKENYQFIVDNLYSTQDSIFSFVLENYENIDHIVGSPVARDRVCGILYHYIYYRNVFPDAGGISVNHYIYQKEPDWNELNNILEKKHGKLSKNILLYSKMQYHYLERLYDQYLELLENATASNMPIHQLFSETEVLNFCDNILNINSKSEVWLKKGKLWLDDLYIFHPNKRTLLLKNEFASKLALLSK; this is encoded by the coding sequence ATGATGCATAGAAAATTTATAATAGTCTTTGTTTTATCCGTTTTAATTAATATAAATAAATTAATTGCTCAAGAATCCATCGGCGTGAAAATAATCAAAAACTTGAGTTGGAAAGAAGTGTGTGAAAAAGCACAAAGAGAGAATAAGTATATTTTGGTTGATTGCAATAGTTCTTGGTGTGGACCATGTAAATTTTTGGAAAATCGAGCTTTCCCGATGGATACAATTGGAAAGTTGATCAATCCTAATTTTATAGTTGTGAGTGTACAATTTGACACAACAGACACGGATAATTCCTATACTAAAAGTTGGTATAGTACCGCTCAATATTTCAAAAAAAAATACAACATCCAAAGTTTCCCGACGGAAATTATTATGGATAAAAATGCCAATGCATTGTCCAAGTTTGTTGGGATGAACACTGAAGATCCTATCAATTATTTGTATGAAATAATTAATTCAAACCTTGATTCCAATAAGCAATACTATATTTTAAAATCTAAGTTTGAAAATAAACAGCTTAACTCATCAACAGATTTTAAAAACTTAATTTCCGCTTCATGGAATGCTGGCGAGTATGATGAATTTCACTACTATTTTGATGAATATTTGAAAAGCCTAAGTGATAGTTCTTTTGCTACAAAAGAAAATTATCAATTCATCGTAGATAATTTATATAGTACGCAAGATTCTATATTTTCTTTCGTGTTGGAAAATTATGAAAACATAGATCATATAGTAGGCAGTCCCGTTGCGAGAGATAGGGTTTGCGGTATTTTGTACCATTATATTTACTATAGAAATGTATTTCCTGATGCAGGAGGAATCTCTGTTAATCATTATATCTATCAAAAAGAACCGGATTGGAATGAGTTAAATAATATTTTGGAAAAAAAACATGGGAAATTGTCTAAGAATATCCTTTTATATTCCAAAATGCAATATCATTATTTGGAACGGCTGTATGACCAATATTTAGAATTGTTAGAAAATGCTACTGCTTCCAATATGCCGATTCATCAATTATTTTCAGAAACGGAGGTTCTCAATTTCTGTGATAATATTCTAAATATAAATAGCAAAAGCGAAGTCTGGTTAAAGAAAGGCAAATTATGGTTGGACGACTTGTATATCTTTCATCCCAATAAAAGAACCCTTCTACTTAAAAATGAATTTGCATCCAAACTAGCACTCCTCTCTAAGTAA
- a CDS encoding S1 family peptidase, whose product MKFAFLIFLSSIVCQIGRSQFYSDLDKDFKTDSFYIKDLDMKLSNAIHHDANAPLYLQDLQEKFSKLKMVQSLKLDLVSAKNVKDASKNLFEERKNAVWIVSKLFNSKYDTAKIVVPIATAYSIDKSGICVSNFHVFSEVFFPMRSRITQKIQQDSSLFFLQNIDGDIYFIDSILAYDPINDITVFHIRSKSADLPFIPIAKEYTIGEKVYLISHPDNNFYYLSNGIINRKYRDYVNYRIDGPYPKYIMDVSADYAIGSSGGPIMNEKGELVGMVSSTHVISTNPGTQYQQQMVLKRSVPLEVIRKLLF is encoded by the coding sequence ATGAAATTCGCTTTTTTAATTTTTTTAAGTTCTATAGTGTGTCAAATTGGGCGGAGTCAATTCTATTCAGATTTAGATAAAGATTTCAAAACGGATTCTTTTTATATAAAGGATTTAGATATGAAGCTGAGCAATGCTATACATCATGATGCAAACGCGCCTTTATATTTACAAGATTTGCAAGAAAAGTTTTCAAAACTGAAAATGGTACAATCCTTAAAATTGGACTTAGTTTCTGCAAAAAATGTCAAGGATGCTTCCAAAAACTTATTTGAAGAAAGGAAAAATGCCGTTTGGATAGTAAGTAAGTTGTTTAATTCTAAATATGATACGGCCAAAATAGTGGTGCCGATTGCAACTGCTTATAGTATTGACAAGTCGGGAATATGTGTATCTAATTTTCACGTATTTTCTGAAGTTTTTTTTCCTATGAGATCCAGGATTACGCAGAAAATTCAACAAGACAGTAGTCTGTTTTTTTTACAAAATATTGATGGAGACATTTACTTTATTGATTCGATTTTAGCATACGATCCCATAAATGATATAACAGTATTTCATATTCGTTCAAAAAGTGCAGATTTGCCATTTATTCCAATTGCTAAAGAATATACCATAGGGGAAAAAGTGTATTTAATTTCTCATCCAGATAACAATTTTTACTATCTAAGTAATGGAATTATTAATAGAAAATATAGAGATTATGTCAACTATAGAATAGATGGTCCATATCCCAAATATATCATGGACGTCTCGGCTGATTATGCGATTGGCTCTAGTGGTGGACCTATCATGAATGAAAAAGGGGAATTGGTAGGCATGGTGTCATCCACACATGTTATTAGCACGAATCCTGGTACGCAATATCAACAACAAATGGTTTTGAAAAGAAGTGTTCCTCTCGAAGTTATACGTAAATTATTATTTTAA
- a CDS encoding discoidin domain-containing protein has product MQKYYLSTIRFLLGFTILVSIFISCKKDLYADSSDIYAQLSANKFFELGSASADIVNGKVYHDTTYSYPAIPILLNGVANSDMHITGVIDTTLAAEINEFYKSNNLVAKVGAFRLKSDTLTVHAGTSIVTDSLYGMLDDARYLDSAGVYVIPVRINTTNNELIKNPIALFRMGYTQTNYYGRFSSGNYYSEDNPSLYTYSSNVNNFGYFDIVVNRKNHNQVGDLVFNINPGVSSPFHYGSLKILAGLDFENSIINDFKTTVDTVERLNNYAIMPSGNLKIETGAVVVQQDNYSSWDNFVYRLSNLSSLSADSNYLFYFHLPANSDTNYFPPDPNKAYSNMFVRVKCNDLKSLNIDSNNAVVNGSLMDRANWNVYSSQGNDSTYEANYYNYLIPSNAIDGDVDTYWGPMGFTTSSAFFINMQNAHSVKGFRIFPNYIDLTMDILTAEILSSNDGNNWTSQGYYFGSVTDPNSSKDNPDYKYIHFNSSVNAQYFQIKILSTSNYYSTSSIPEIVGYE; this is encoded by the coding sequence ATGCAAAAATATTATTTATCCACTATAAGATTTTTATTGGGATTTACCATATTGGTATCAATATTTATTAGTTGTAAGAAAGATTTATACGCCGATTCTTCGGATATCTATGCTCAATTGAGTGCCAATAAATTTTTTGAGCTAGGTTCGGCTTCTGCGGATATCGTGAATGGCAAAGTTTATCATGATACCACCTATAGTTATCCCGCTATTCCAATTTTACTCAATGGTGTCGCAAACAGTGATATGCATATAACGGGTGTCATTGATACTACACTTGCAGCTGAGATAAATGAGTTTTATAAATCAAATAATTTAGTAGCAAAAGTTGGGGCATTTCGTCTTAAAAGCGATACTTTAACGGTACATGCTGGCACGTCAATAGTTACGGATTCTTTGTATGGAATGTTGGACGATGCTCGTTACCTTGATTCTGCAGGGGTATATGTTATACCGGTTAGAATTAACACGACTAACAATGAGTTAATTAAAAATCCAATCGCATTGTTTCGAATGGGATATACTCAAACTAATTACTATGGTAGGTTCTCTTCTGGTAATTATTATTCTGAAGACAATCCAAGTTTATATACGTATTCTAGTAATGTAAATAATTTCGGATATTTCGACATAGTTGTAAACCGCAAAAATCATAATCAAGTGGGTGATTTAGTTTTCAATATTAATCCTGGAGTTTCGAGTCCATTTCATTATGGCAGTTTAAAAATTCTGGCAGGATTGGATTTTGAAAATTCAATAATCAATGATTTTAAAACAACTGTCGACACCGTAGAACGCCTAAACAACTATGCTATAATGCCTTCTGGTAATTTAAAAATTGAAACTGGTGCTGTGGTAGTTCAACAAGATAATTATTCATCTTGGGACAATTTTGTTTATCGTCTTTCAAATTTATCTTCCTTAAGTGCTGATTCTAATTATTTGTTTTACTTTCATTTACCTGCTAATTCAGATACAAATTATTTTCCACCAGATCCGAACAAGGCCTATTCAAACATGTTCGTACGTGTCAAGTGTAATGATTTGAAATCACTTAATATAGATTCGAATAATGCGGTGGTAAATGGTTCCTTAATGGATCGCGCAAATTGGAATGTGTATTCCTCGCAAGGAAATGATAGTACTTATGAAGCCAATTATTATAATTATTTGATACCTTCTAACGCCATTGACGGCGATGTAGATACCTATTGGGGACCTATGGGATTTACTACCTCAAGTGCTTTTTTTATCAATATGCAAAATGCGCATAGTGTCAAAGGATTTAGAATATTTCCTAATTACATTGATCTGACGATGGATATCCTGACTGCCGAGATTCTGAGTAGTAATGATGGTAATAATTGGACTTCTCAAGGATATTATTTCGGATCTGTTACAGACCCTAACTCCTCAAAAGATAATCCCGACTATAAATATATTCATTTTAACAGTTCCGTCAATGCGCAATATTTTCAAATCAAAATTTTATCAACTTCAAATTATTATTCCACTTCTTCAATTCCTGAGATTGTGGGTTATGAATAA